From the Chryseobacterium fluminis genome, the window AGTGTGGGCTACGGCGGACGTCCTGACAGGGATGGAAGAGTAACGTTAGACGCCTGTATTATGGATGAAAATTATAATATCGGATCTGTTGCCGCTCTTGAGAATATTAAAAACCCGATTTCTGTGGCCAGAGCCGTCATGGAGAAAACGCCACATGTGATGCTGGTTGGCGACGGAGCTTTACAGTTCGCCGTTTCCCAAGGCTTTAAAAAAGAAAATATCCTTACGCCGGAATCTGAAAAAGAATGGAAAGAATGGCTGAAAGACAGTAAATATCAACCGATTGTCAATATCGAAAACCATGATACCATCGGAATGATTGCTCTGGATGCCCAGGGAAATCTTTCCGGAGCATGTACTACCAGCGGAATGGCTTTTAAAATGCATGGCCGGGTGGGGGATTCTCCGATCATCGGAGCCGGTTTGTTTGTCGATAACGAAGTCGGCGCAGCTACCGCAACAGGTCATGGTGAAGAAGTCATCAGAACCGTGGGAACCCATCTGGTCGTCGAACTAATGCGACAGGGAAGAAAGCCACAACAGGCATGTAAAGAAGCAGTGGAAAGAATCGTGCAGATTACCAGGAAAAGAAATAAAAACCTGAAAGATATTCAGGTTGGCTTTATCGCGATCAATAAAAAGGGGGAATATGGTTCGTACTGCATTCAGGACGGATTTAATTTCGCGGTGTATGATCAGAAAGGAAACCGTCTGGAAAAACCTGAATTTGCGTTAAGATAATTCTGGATTTTTATCCGATGTGTTAAATCCTGACGAATCCGTTTGGATCATCAATAGGAACGGGCTTCAGCCCGTTTTTAAAAATATGAACGTTCAATTGGCTTCAGCCAAAACCTATAAATCAATATGTCAAAAATAGAAATAGCCTGCTTCAATCCTGAGTCCGCCATCATCGCTTCTGAAAACGGGGCCGACAGAATAGAACTCTGTGACGGGTTAAGCGAAGGCGGAACAACCCCGGATTTGGAAACTACAAAACTCAGCCTCATCATAGAGTCATCAATAGGAACGGGCCTTAGCCCTTTTTCAAAAATATAAACGTTCAATTGGCTTCAGCCAAAACCTATAAATCAATATGTCAAAAATAGAAATAGCCTGCTTCAATCCTGAGTCCGCCATCATCGCTTCTGAAAACGGGGCCGACAGAATAGAACTCTGTGACGGGTTAAGCGAAGGCGGAACTACGCCAGACTTTGAAACTGCAAAACTCAGCCTCATCATAGAGTCATCAATAGGAACGGGCTTCAGCCTGTTTTCAAAAATATAAACATTCAATCGGCTTCAGCCACAACCTATAAATCAATATGTCAAAAATAGAAATAGCCTGCTTCAATCCTGAGTCCGCCGTCATCGCTTCTGAAAACGGGGCCGACAGAATAGAACTCTGTGACGGGTTAAGCGAAGGCGGAACTACGCCAGACTTTGAAACTGCAAAACTCAGCCTCATCATAGAGTCATCAATAGGAACGGGCTTCAGCCCTTTTTCAAAAATATAAACATTCAATCGGCTTCAGCCACAACCTATAAATCAATATGTCAAAAATAGAAATAGCCTGCTTCAATCCTGAGTCCGCCATCATCGCTTCTGAAAACGGGGCCGACAGAATAGAACTCTGTGACGGGTTAAGCGAAGGCGGAACTACGCCAGACTTTGAAACTACAAAACAGCTTAGAGAAAAAATAAATATCCCGATCTTCGTAATGATCCGTCCTCGCGGTGGTGATTTTACCTACTCTGACGAAGAATTCGAACAGATGAAATCTGCAATGGCTAACCTGAAAACCTTACAGGTAGACGGTTTTGTTTTTGGGATTTTAAATGAAAATGATGAGGTGAATATCAAACAGAACACAGAGCTTGTGGAGTTGGCAAAACCTTATCCCTGTACGTTTCACCGTGCCTTCGACAGGGCAAGAGATTTAGAAAAGTCTTTGGAAAAAGTGATTCAGTGTGGTTTTAAAACCATCCTCACCTCAGGTCAGAAACCAAATGTTTCGGAGGGTAAAGAAAACCTTAAAAAGCTGGTTGAGCTATCCGGAGGAAGAATTGAAATCCTTGTCGGCGGAGGGCTGCGCTCTGCCAATATTGAAGAACTCAGGGATTATACCAAAGCAGAATACTTTCATTCATCCGCCATTACGGATAACGGCAATTTTTCAAATCCCAATGAAATTGCGGCTTTGAAAAATAAATAATACTGTGTCCGCTTCGTCAATCAATTTCAATTGATTCCCCTTTGCTTCTTATAATCTAACATCAGACAAAAAAACTTTGCAATAAAAAAAAGAAACAGATATATGTAACAGTAAATTGTAAATTTGAGAAATAAATAATCTAAACACAAAGCTTTAATAATACTCAAGCTAATAATGAAAATAACACAAATGACAGAAAATGATTCATCCTATAAAATTATAGGAGCAGCTTTAGAAGTACACCGGAATTTAGGAGTAGGCTTATTGGAAAGCGGTATGAAATAGCTCTGGCCTATGAACTTAAGAATCTTTATCTTGATATTCGGCAACAAATTTCATTACCCCTTAAATATAAAGATAAAACCATTAAAAATGCATATAAACTGGATTTAGTGGTCGAAAATAAAGTGATCGTAGAGATAAAATCTACCTTAGAATTACATCCGGTCTTTTATTCACAGCTATTAACCTATTTAAAACTAACCAATCTGAAGCTGAACTTCATATTAATTTTAATACCTCACTTATAAAACACCGAATACATCGAATTGTAAATAAACTATAATGAACAAAACTCTGATTCTTATTTTCTTCTCTATTCAGACAATCCTGATGGCTCAGTTTTCAGAGCGAAAATTATCCGTTGAAAAATGGCAATTCAAAAATTCAAAAGAAAACAGATGGCTTCCGGCAACTGTGCCCGGAACCGTTCATCTGGATCTGATGAATAACAAGATCATTCCGGATCCCTACAAAGATGAAAATGAGAAAAAAGTGCAGTGGGTCGAAAACGAAGACTGGGATTATCAGACCTCATTTACAATCTCAGCCACAGAGTTTAAAAATCAGAATATCGATCTGGTCTTTCACGGACTGGATACTTTTTCTGAAATTTATGTAAATGGTATCCTGTTGCAGTCGACCGATAATATGTTCAGAACATGGACCATTCCGGTGAAGAAAAACCTACATATCGGTGAAAATATCATACAAGTCAGGTTCAGATCTGCCATAAACATGGGAAAAGTACTGGCCGGAAAAGTTCCGTTTACAATGCCGGAGTCCCCGAGAAGTTTTGTAAGAAAAGCACAATATCAGTTCGGATGGGACTGGGGCCCGAGATTAGTAACATCGGGAATATGGAAAGAAGTACAATTGAAATTCTGGAATCAGGCAAAGCTGGAAAATCTTAAAATTGAACAGAAAATCATTACCCGGCAAACAGCAGATTTATTGGTTCATGCAGAAATTCTTGCGGACAGAGATGGGAAATATTCGGTTTTGATTAATGGTAGCTCCCGGAATGTATCTTTAAAATCAGGGATAAATAAAATTTCACTTCCTTATCAGATTAAAAATCCAAAACTGTGGCAGCCCAATGGATGGGGCGAGCCAAACTTATATACCCTGAAGATTTCCCTGGAGAAAGATTCGAAAATGATAAGTGAGAAAGATGAAAGAATAGGATTGAGAACCGTTGAGCTCGTTCATGAAAAAGATGCAAAAGGAAAATCGTTTTATTTTAAAATTAATGGAAATCCGATGTATGTGAGGGGAACCAACTGGATTCCTGCAGACAGCTTTTCGCCGAGAATTACGAAAGAAAAATACCATAAACTGATCAAAGATTCAAAAGATGCCCATATGAATATGATCCGGATCTGGGGCGGCGGAATTTATGAAGATGATGAATTTTATAAAGCCTGTGATGAAAACGGAATTTTAGTATGGCAGGATTTTATGTTTGCGGGAAGTTTTTATCCTGCCGATGAGCATTTTCTTAATAACATAGAAGAAGAAGTAAAAGATCAGGTCACCCGTCTCCAGAACCATCCTTGCCTTGCTCTGTGGTGCGGAAATAATGAAGTCGATGAAGCCATTGTCAACTGGGGATACCAAAAGCAGTTCAAATATTCAGAAAAAGATTCTTTACAGGTCTGGAAGGACTACAAAAAAGTCTTTCATGAAGTTATCCCGGATGCTATAAAAAAGTACGCGACCGGAGACAGGACCATTTACTGGCCCAGTTCACCATCGATCGGTTGGGGGCATACTGAAAGTCTTACCGAAGGAGATTCTCATTATTGGGGAGTCTGGTGGGGAGAGCAGCCGTTTGAAATATATAATGAAAAAGTAGGGCGTTTCATGTCCGAATACGGATTTCAGGGAATGCCGACGCTGGAAACTACGAAATCTATGTTTTCGGGAACACCGCAACTCAATTTACGGAACGCCACGGTAAAAGCTCACGAAAAGCACGCCCGGGGTTGGGAAATCATCGATAATTACATGGAAAGGGATTACAAAATTCCCCAAGATTTTGTGAAATACAATTATATTTCCCAGTTGCTGCAGGCGCGTGGAATGCAGATCGCCATTCAAGCGCACCGCCGCGCAAAACCTTACAATATGGGGACTTTATATTGGCAGCTGAATGACTGCTGGCCTGTGGTTTCCTGGTCTTCAGTGGATTATCTGGGTAACTGGAAAGCCTTGCATTACCAGTTGAAAAGGAGTTTTGCAAACCAGGTAGTTTTGGCAGAAGAGAAAGACGGGCTTTTAAACTTTTACTTGGTAAATGATGATTTGAAAAAAATAAATGACGTCTATTTAGATTTTGACATCATCGGTTTAAATGGAGAAAAATTAGGTTCAGCAGGAACCGCAGATCATAAAACCGTTCATGAGAACAGCAGTGTCAGATTTGATTCATTCTCACTTGAAGAAATCATTGGAAATTCAGATAGAAATGAGATTTTTCTGAAGATCACTGTTAAAGATCAATATCAGAAGATCATTGCCCAGAGCACGCATTTTTTTGTAAAGCCAAAAGATTTAAAGCTGACAAAACCTGATCTTAAAATCAGAAAGATCTCATCAACAGAAATTGAAGTTTCTACAGATGTCCTGGCAAAAGATGTTTACCTCATCGGAAATACCCATTTCAGTGATAATTTCTTTGACCTGCTTCCTAACACCTCAAAAAAAATTACCCTATCAAAACCCTTAGATAAAGTTGAAGTAATGAACCTTTGGGATGCGATGAATGAGTAAAGGGGTGATCATGCGGATACATTAATCCACGGGATTATTACTCGCGATAACCTCAACAAAATTTTGCAGTTCTCTGAAGAAAAATTTAATTTTACACTTTTAAAAATCTCCTTTGCAGTACGCTCAAATAATTTTACCGCTTAATTTAAAAGGTTCTTTTACGTATAAAGTTCCTGAAGAATTATTATCTGAAATTCAGCCCGGAATGCGTGTTTTGGTTCCGTTTGGAGGGAAAAAGATTTATACCGGAATTGTTTTTGAGCAGCATGACAACGCTCCCGAAAATTTTGTTGTAAAAGAGGTAATCAGCATTCTGGATGACAAGCCGATTGTTCCGCATGAGCAGCTTCAGTTCTGGAAGTGGCTTTCAGATTATTATTTGTGTGGTTTGGGTGAAATTTACCGTTTTGCATTTCCTTCTTCTTTAAAACTTGAAAGTGAGACCTACTTAAAGTTAAAACCCAATGTTACCATTAATTTCGAAAACCTGGATGTCAACGAAATGTATCTGGTGCAGGCTCTCGAAGTACGGCAGCTCATCAATTTAAGTGATATTGAGTCTTTTATTGCTAAAAAAGACATCATCAAAACGATAAACTCGCTGATAGATCTGCAGTATATCGAAATCGATGAAAAAATTGCTGAAAAATATAAAGCAAAAGAAGTGGCTTATGTTAAGATCAAAGAGGGTGTTTTAAATACTCAGAATCTTACAGAAATTCTGCTGAAATTAAATAGGTCCCGAAAACAGAAAGATCTTTTCCTTCATATTTTAGAAAAACAAACGGAACATCCGGACCAACACATTAAAAAGTCTGAACTGTTTGAGGACGGATATTTCGGAAGCTCGCATTTTAAATCCTTATCGGATAAAGATCTGGTGGAAGAATATTATATGCAGAAAGACAGGATCGAAAGCTACGAAGGGGAAATAGAAGAGATTGAAGAGCTTTCCGAAGCTCAGAAAACAGCAAAAATCGAAATCGATGAGGCCTTCGACGAAGGGAAAAATGTCCTTCTTCACGGGGTGACATCATCAGGAAAGACCCATTTGTATTTAGATAAAATCGAAGAATGTATCCAGGAAGGTAAAAATGTTCTTTTTCTGCTGCCTGAAATTTCATTAACGAAACAGATCACTCAGAGACTCGAAAAGAAGTATGGCCGCCAGCTGGGATTTTATCATCAGAAACTCACCGATTTTGAGCGTGTAGAGGTTTGGCGGAGAATCAGTCAGAATGATATTAAAATTCTTATCGGAACCCGGAATTCTCTCTTTCTGCCTTTTCAGAATTTAGGATTGATAATTGTGGATGAAGAGCATGATTCCGCGTACAGACCAAGAGAAGTTTCGCCTTATTTTAACGCTAAAGATGCTGCTTTGGTCCTGGCAGGTTTTTATAATGCAAGAGCTGTTTTAGGATCAGCAACACCATCTGTGGAAAGTTATTACAGCGCCCGGAAAGATAAAATGAAATATATTTTTCTTGAAGAGCGTTTTGGAAATGTTAATCTCCCTGAATATGAACTGATTAATTTTAAAGAAGCTCAGGATTCCAAAAAAGTTACGGGAAATTTCTCCTCACAGCTGATCGATGACATCAGGAAAACCCTGGAAGAAAAGAAACAGGTTATTGTACTGCACAACCGCAGGGGCTATGCCAATGTGATCGAATGTGAAACCTGCGGTTATGTGAATTACTGTTCCAACTGTGATGTGGTAATGACCTACCATAAAGCCGCTAATGAAATGAAATGTCATTACTGTGGCCAGAGAGCCTCAAAACCAAAGACCTGTCCGAAATGTTATTCTGAAAACCTGAACGAAAGAGGAGTAGGCGTAGAACAGATCCATGAGGAAGTTTCCAGATTGTTTCCGGATCATGAAGTAGACAGGATGGATGTAGATTCTATGCGTAAGAAATTTGCCTATGAGAAACTGTACGAAAAAATCGAAGATGGTGAAACGGATATTGTAGTAGGAACCCAGATGATTTCCAAAGGTCTGGATTTTGACCATATTGAACTGGTTACCATTCCTAAAGCAGATTCCTTATTGTATGTTCAGGATTTCAGAGCTGAGGAAAGAGCATATCAACTCATCACCCAGGTTTCCGGGAGAGCAGGAAGGGTTTCCGGAAAAGGGAAAATATTAATTCAGACCTTTAATCCCGATCACTCGGTGTTTCAGTTGATTAAAATGAATAATCCGGCTAAAATTTATAAATATATTTTAACGGAGCGCCAGAAGTTTCATTATCCGCCCTTTACGAAACTGATAATGATCGAGCTCAAGCACAGAAAGGAAGATAAAGTAAACCGTGCATCCCAGTTTCTGGGCTCGGTTTTAAGGAAATATCTTCCTGAAGACTGTGTCTTGGGTCCGGAAAAATCGCAGATCGCAAGACTGAATAATTTGTACCAGTTTCAGATTATGCTGAAGCTTCCGCGCGGTAAAAAGTATGAGGAATATAAGAAGCAGGTGTTGATAAGTCTAAAAGAATTT encodes:
- a CDS encoding beta-mannosidase; translation: MNKTLILIFFSIQTILMAQFSERKLSVEKWQFKNSKENRWLPATVPGTVHLDLMNNKIIPDPYKDENEKKVQWVENEDWDYQTSFTISATEFKNQNIDLVFHGLDTFSEIYVNGILLQSTDNMFRTWTIPVKKNLHIGENIIQVRFRSAINMGKVLAGKVPFTMPESPRSFVRKAQYQFGWDWGPRLVTSGIWKEVQLKFWNQAKLENLKIEQKIITRQTADLLVHAEILADRDGKYSVLINGSSRNVSLKSGINKISLPYQIKNPKLWQPNGWGEPNLYTLKISLEKDSKMISEKDERIGLRTVELVHEKDAKGKSFYFKINGNPMYVRGTNWIPADSFSPRITKEKYHKLIKDSKDAHMNMIRIWGGGIYEDDEFYKACDENGILVWQDFMFAGSFYPADEHFLNNIEEEVKDQVTRLQNHPCLALWCGNNEVDEAIVNWGYQKQFKYSEKDSLQVWKDYKKVFHEVIPDAIKKYATGDRTIYWPSSPSIGWGHTESLTEGDSHYWGVWWGEQPFEIYNEKVGRFMSEYGFQGMPTLETTKSMFSGTPQLNLRNATVKAHEKHARGWEIIDNYMERDYKIPQDFVKYNYISQLLQARGMQIAIQAHRRAKPYNMGTLYWQLNDCWPVVSWSSVDYLGNWKALHYQLKRSFANQVVLAEEKDGLLNFYLVNDDLKKINDVYLDFDIIGLNGEKLGSAGTADHKTVHENSSVRFDSFSLEEIIGNSDRNEIFLKITVKDQYQKIIAQSTHFFVKPKDLKLTKPDLKIRKISSTEIEVSTDVLAKDVYLIGNTHFSDNFFDLLPNTSKKITLSKPLDKVEVMNLWDAMNE
- the priA gene encoding replication restart helicase PriA — protein: MQYAQIILPLNLKGSFTYKVPEELLSEIQPGMRVLVPFGGKKIYTGIVFEQHDNAPENFVVKEVISILDDKPIVPHEQLQFWKWLSDYYLCGLGEIYRFAFPSSLKLESETYLKLKPNVTINFENLDVNEMYLVQALEVRQLINLSDIESFIAKKDIIKTINSLIDLQYIEIDEKIAEKYKAKEVAYVKIKEGVLNTQNLTEILLKLNRSRKQKDLFLHILEKQTEHPDQHIKKSELFEDGYFGSSHFKSLSDKDLVEEYYMQKDRIESYEGEIEEIEELSEAQKTAKIEIDEAFDEGKNVLLHGVTSSGKTHLYLDKIEECIQEGKNVLFLLPEISLTKQITQRLEKKYGRQLGFYHQKLTDFERVEVWRRISQNDIKILIGTRNSLFLPFQNLGLIIVDEEHDSAYRPREVSPYFNAKDAALVLAGFYNARAVLGSATPSVESYYSARKDKMKYIFLEERFGNVNLPEYELINFKEAQDSKKVTGNFSSQLIDDIRKTLEEKKQVIVLHNRRGYANVIECETCGYVNYCSNCDVVMTYHKAANEMKCHYCGQRASKPKTCPKCYSENLNERGVGVEQIHEEVSRLFPDHEVDRMDVDSMRKKFAYEKLYEKIEDGETDIVVGTQMISKGLDFDHIELVTIPKADSLLYVQDFRAEERAYQLITQVSGRAGRVSGKGKILIQTFNPDHSVFQLIKMNNPAKIYKYILTERQKFHYPPFTKLIMIELKHRKEDKVNRASQFLGSVLRKYLPEDCVLGPEKSQIARLNNLYQFQIMLKLPRGKKYEEYKKQVLISLKEFEEITAYQSVKKDVFVDF
- a CDS encoding GxxExxY protein; protein product: MRQQISLPLKYKDKTIKNAYKLDLVVENKVIVEIKSTLELHPVFYSQLLTYLKLTNLKLNFILILIPHL
- a CDS encoding copper homeostasis protein CutC; the protein is MSKIEIACFNPESAIIASENGADRIELCDGLSEGGTTPDFETAKLSLIIESSIGTGFSLFSKI
- a CDS encoding copper homeostasis protein CutC, translating into MSKIEIACFNPESAIIASENGADRIELCDGLSEGGTTPDLETTKLSLIIESSIGTGLSPFSKI
- a CDS encoding copper homeostasis protein CutC, giving the protein MSKIEIACFNPESAIIASENGADRIELCDGLSEGGTTPDFETTKQLREKINIPIFVMIRPRGGDFTYSDEEFEQMKSAMANLKTLQVDGFVFGILNENDEVNIKQNTELVELAKPYPCTFHRAFDRARDLEKSLEKVIQCGFKTILTSGQKPNVSEGKENLKKLVELSGGRIEILVGGGLRSANIEELRDYTKAEYFHSSAITDNGNFSNPNEIAALKNK
- a CDS encoding copper homeostasis protein CutC — encoded protein: MSKIEIACFNPESAVIASENGADRIELCDGLSEGGTTPDFETAKLSLIIESSIGTGFSPFSKI
- a CDS encoding isoaspartyl peptidase/L-asparaginase family protein gives rise to the protein MSSRRKFLKNTALASSALLLNPLDLMMANGLPQNDTKIVNKPIVLSTWNFGLKANEEAWTVLGKGGRALDAVEKGVRLVENDPEERSVGYGGRPDRDGRVTLDACIMDENYNIGSVAALENIKNPISVARAVMEKTPHVMLVGDGALQFAVSQGFKKENILTPESEKEWKEWLKDSKYQPIVNIENHDTIGMIALDAQGNLSGACTTSGMAFKMHGRVGDSPIIGAGLFVDNEVGAATATGHGEEVIRTVGTHLVVELMRQGRKPQQACKEAVERIVQITRKRNKNLKDIQVGFIAINKKGEYGSYCIQDGFNFAVYDQKGNRLEKPEFALR